In a genomic window of Chrysemys picta bellii isolate R12L10 chromosome 1, ASM1138683v2, whole genome shotgun sequence:
- the LOC135975768 gene encoding uncharacterized protein LOC135975768, producing MQSSPAVMAMQSVNRKRAPAWTDREVLDLIAVWGDESVLSELRSKRRNAKIYEKISKDMAERGYSRDATQCRVKIKELRQGYQKTKEANGRSGSHPQTSRFYEALHSILGAAATTTPPVTVDSEDGILSTAGSSDMLGDGEDEEGDEEGEAVGSSHNADFPDSQDLFITLTEIPYEASPAITPDTESGEGSATPSATVSQPSLESHSQRLARIRRRKKRTREDMFSELMASSQAQAAQQTQWRENLTRMHQANMDREERWRQEDQQATLTLLGLLREQTDTLRRLVDVLQERRQEDRAPLQSISNRPPPPPSPIPTSPKVQRRRGGRVPANSHSTPAESSSSRRLSFPKI from the exons atgcagagctctccagcagtgatggccatgcagtctgtgaatagaaagagagccccagcatggactgatcgtgaagtcttggatctcatcgctgtgtggggcgatgagtccgtgctttccgagctgcgatccaaaagaaggaatgcaaagatctacgagaagatctctaaagacatggcagagagaggatacagccgggatgcaacgcagtgccgcgtgaaaatcaaggagctgagacaaggctaccagaagaccaaagaggcaaacggacgctccggatcccatccccagacatcccgtttctacgaggcactgcattccatcctcggtgctgccgccaccactaccccaccagtgaccgtggactctgaggatgggatactgtccacggccggttcctcagacatgttaggggacggggaagatgaggaaggagatgaggagggcgaggcagttggcagctctcacaacgctgatttccccgacagccaggatctcttcatcacccttacagagatcccctacgaagcgtccccagccattaccccggacacagaatctggtgaaggatcagcca ccccgtctgcgactgtctcacaacctagcctggaatcacactcccagaggctagcgcggattaggcgtaggaagaagaggacacgggaggacatgttctctgagcttatggcctcttcccaagcccaggcagcacagcagacccagtggcgggagaacttgacccgaatgcaccaagccaacatggatcgggaggagaggtggcggcaggaagaccagcaggcgactctaacgctgcttggactactgagggagcaaacggacacactccggcgccttgtggatgttctgcaggaacggaggcaggaggacagagccccgctgcagtccatctctaaccgccctcccccgccaccaagtcccatacccacctcacccaaagtgcaaagaaggagaggcggcagagtccctgctaactctcactccacccctgcagagagctctagtagcagaaggctctcatttcccaaaatttga